From the Maioricimonas rarisocia genome, one window contains:
- a CDS encoding hybrid sensor histidine kinase/response regulator: MNQAVEIESSVTGCASRARALYDEYEQTIARRTDRWFAHLLAIEWIAGIVAALWIAPRTWVGTTSSVHVHVWAAVLLGGGIVSLPILLAFRQPGRVLTRHIIAVSQMLMSALLIHLTGGRIETHFHIFGSLAFLAFYRDWRVLITASAVTTVDHLFRGVFWPQSVYGVITASPWRTIEHAGWVVFEDVFLIRACIVGTRELQKMSERQAQVEATAAGVEEQVEQRTRELVAAQAELKTSEARIRGIVETAADAIVTIDVRGRIESFNPAAEQMFGYVADEIIGQNVNRLMPSPYAGEHDGYLQKYLATGERKVIGIGREVTGKRADGTEFPMELAVSEVQEGERRTFTGIVRDISQRKAAEQKETELGRILENSLNEVYIFDADSLQFRLVNSGACANLGYAPSELLQRTPIDIKPGFTAEKFEEALAPLRDGTEQRLVFTTQHIRKDGSEYPVEVHLERATFGGAPAFVANVLDITDRRRVELLLQQEKEAAESASRAKSEFLANMSHEIRTPMNGIIGMTELALATELDGEQREYLDTVASSADSLLTIINDILDFSKIEAGKLELETVPMCPRELIGDTMKMLAIRAHEKQLELTWRVDPEVPDGLLGDPVRLRQILVNLTGNAIKFTEQGEVAVDCALIGSSSDSAELHFQVRDTGVGIAKRRQKTIFEAFSQEDTSTTRTHGGTGLGLSISSRLVQLMGGRIWLESEVGQGSTFHVVVRLPVDHSERKQTDAGDVILQNVRTLVVDDNATNRRILQEILGTWDMRTTVVDGGPAALKAMRSAIHEEDPFRIVLTDGHMPEMDGFMLAEQIRQANEFPGSIILMLTSGMQAPQARCRDLGIRSTLFKPVRQQELKQALIRVLSQEMVTVVPPTPPPASKLVESSGTNTPATRSGKPASSLKVLLVEDNAVNQKVARRMLDRLSHTTEVAANGKEGLDAIENGEYDLVLMDVQMPEIDGLTATHIVRDREQRSGGHIPIVAMTANAIQGDRERCLAAGMDDYISKPINSRALEEVIARVIAVPTEEAVVEDTSRDLFDREAALERIDGDVEFLCELIEQFQEDGTELMSQIREGVESGDESAIREAAHSLKGSVSNLVSPAVEAAALALEHVEDDSPDEVATLYGNLKELLSDLNRELVQYRESAAVQSGGRSSNT, translated from the coding sequence ATGAATCAGGCCGTCGAAATCGAATCGTCCGTCACCGGGTGTGCCTCCCGGGCACGCGCCCTGTATGACGAGTACGAGCAGACCATCGCCCGTCGGACGGACCGCTGGTTCGCACACCTGCTGGCGATCGAATGGATCGCAGGCATCGTGGCCGCACTGTGGATCGCGCCGCGAACCTGGGTGGGCACGACCAGCTCGGTGCACGTGCACGTCTGGGCGGCTGTACTGCTCGGTGGTGGTATCGTCAGCCTGCCGATCCTGCTGGCTTTCAGGCAGCCGGGACGGGTCCTCACGCGGCACATCATTGCCGTCTCGCAGATGCTGATGTCGGCCCTGTTGATTCACCTGACCGGCGGTCGGATCGAAACGCACTTCCACATTTTTGGTTCGCTCGCTTTCCTGGCGTTCTATCGCGACTGGCGGGTGCTGATCACGGCCTCGGCAGTGACGACGGTGGATCATCTGTTCCGGGGCGTCTTCTGGCCGCAGTCCGTGTACGGGGTGATCACGGCCAGCCCCTGGCGGACGATCGAACATGCCGGTTGGGTCGTCTTCGAGGACGTGTTCCTGATTCGGGCGTGCATCGTCGGGACCCGCGAGCTGCAGAAGATGTCCGAGCGCCAGGCACAGGTCGAAGCGACCGCCGCCGGCGTCGAAGAGCAGGTCGAGCAGCGGACGCGCGAACTCGTCGCGGCCCAGGCCGAGCTCAAGACAAGCGAAGCGCGCATTCGCGGTATCGTCGAGACGGCCGCAGACGCGATCGTCACCATTGATGTTCGGGGGCGGATCGAGTCATTCAACCCGGCAGCCGAGCAGATGTTCGGCTACGTCGCCGACGAGATCATTGGCCAGAACGTCAACCGTCTCATGCCGTCCCCCTACGCGGGCGAACACGACGGCTATCTGCAGAAGTACCTGGCCACGGGTGAACGCAAGGTCATCGGTATTGGCCGCGAAGTGACAGGAAAGCGAGCGGACGGAACAGAGTTCCCCATGGAACTGGCAGTCAGCGAAGTCCAGGAAGGAGAACGGCGGACGTTCACGGGAATTGTTCGCGACATCAGTCAGCGGAAGGCCGCCGAGCAGAAAGAAACGGAGCTCGGTCGCATCCTCGAAAACTCACTCAACGAGGTGTACATCTTCGACGCAGACTCGTTGCAGTTCCGACTGGTCAACAGCGGAGCCTGCGCGAACCTCGGCTACGCGCCATCCGAGCTGCTTCAGCGAACACCCATCGATATCAAGCCCGGGTTCACGGCAGAGAAGTTCGAAGAAGCACTGGCTCCGTTGCGCGACGGAACCGAGCAGAGACTCGTCTTCACGACACAGCACATCCGGAAGGACGGCAGCGAGTATCCGGTCGAAGTGCACCTGGAACGGGCGACGTTCGGGGGAGCACCGGCATTCGTTGCGAACGTGCTCGACATCACTGATCGACGTCGCGTGGAACTTCTGCTGCAGCAGGAGAAAGAAGCGGCTGAATCGGCCAGCCGGGCCAAGAGCGAGTTTCTGGCCAACATGAGCCACGAGATCCGCACGCCGATGAACGGCATCATCGGCATGACGGAACTGGCTCTGGCGACGGAACTGGACGGGGAACAGCGGGAGTACCTCGACACGGTCGCCAGCTCGGCCGATTCGCTGCTGACAATCATCAACGACATCCTCGACTTCTCGAAAATCGAAGCGGGCAAGCTCGAACTCGAGACCGTCCCGATGTGCCCGCGGGAACTGATCGGCGACACGATGAAAATGCTCGCCATTCGGGCACACGAAAAACAGCTCGAACTGACTTGGCGTGTGGACCCGGAAGTGCCGGACGGACTGCTCGGCGATCCCGTTCGACTGCGGCAGATCCTGGTCAACCTGACCGGGAACGCGATCAAGTTCACGGAACAGGGCGAGGTCGCCGTCGACTGCGCGCTGATCGGCAGTTCGTCGGATTCCGCGGAGCTGCATTTTCAGGTTCGGGATACGGGAGTGGGAATCGCGAAGAGACGGCAGAAGACGATTTTCGAGGCGTTCTCGCAGGAAGATACCTCGACCACGCGGACCCATGGGGGGACCGGCCTGGGGCTGTCCATCTCGAGCCGGCTGGTGCAGCTGATGGGCGGCCGGATCTGGCTGGAGAGCGAAGTCGGCCAGGGAAGCACGTTTCACGTCGTAGTCAGGTTGCCGGTTGACCATAGCGAACGGAAGCAAACTGATGCAGGTGACGTCATTCTGCAGAACGTGCGGACGCTGGTCGTGGACGACAACGCGACGAATCGCCGCATCCTGCAGGAGATCCTGGGCACGTGGGACATGCGGACGACCGTGGTCGACGGCGGCCCCGCAGCTCTGAAGGCGATGCGATCGGCGATCCACGAAGAGGACCCGTTCCGGATTGTGCTGACTGACGGTCACATGCCCGAGATGGACGGGTTCATGCTGGCCGAGCAGATCCGGCAGGCGAACGAATTTCCCGGCTCGATCATTCTGATGCTGACCTCCGGAATGCAGGCTCCTCAGGCCCGCTGCCGGGACCTTGGAATCCGCTCGACGCTGTTCAAGCCGGTTCGTCAGCAGGAACTTAAACAGGCCCTGATCCGGGTCCTTTCTCAGGAGATGGTGACCGTGGTGCCTCCAACCCCCCCGCCTGCTTCAAAGTTGGTAGAGAGTTCCGGGACGAACACCCCTGCCACCAGGTCGGGCAAGCCTGCCAGTTCGCTCAAAGTGCTGCTCGTCGAGGACAATGCCGTCAATCAGAAGGTGGCGCGACGAATGCTCGATCGACTCAGCCACACGACCGAAGTTGCAGCGAACGGCAAGGAAGGGCTCGACGCAATCGAGAACGGCGAGTACGACTTGGTACTGATGGACGTGCAGATGCCCGAAATTGATGGTCTGACGGCCACGCACATCGTCCGGGATCGGGAACAGCGGAGCGGCGGACACATTCCCATCGTGGCCATGACCGCCAACGCCATTCAGGGGGACCGGGAACGATGCCTGGCAGCCGGCATGGACGACTACATCAGCAAGCCAATCAACTCGCGGGCGCTCGAAGAGGTCATCGCCCGCGTGATCGCAGTGCCCACCGAGGAGGCGGTCGTCGAAGACACGTCACGCGACCTGTTCGACCGCGAGGCTGCTCTGGAGCGAATCGACGGGGACGTCGAGTTTCTGTGCGAACTGATCGAACAGTTCCAGGAAGATGGCACGGAACTGATGTCGCAGATCCGCGAAGGGGTCGAATCCGGGGACGAATCGGCCATCCGCGAAGCAGCCCATTCATTAAAAGGGTCGGTCTCCAACCTCGTGTCGCCGGCCGTTGAAGCCGCGGCACTGGCCCTCGAACATGTCGAAGACGATTCGCCGGACGAAGTGGCGACGCTGTACGGGAACCTGAAGGAACTGCTGAGCGACCTGAATCGGGAGCTGGTGCAGTATCGTGAGTCGGCGGCAGTGCAGTCAGGTGGGCGAAGCAGCAACACCTGA
- a CDS encoding amidohydrolase family protein, whose amino-acid sequence MIDAHLHLVDFCQETEGLDAVLAAMDAAGIERAVVFGLAVTKEWSEWEKREPTYYLSDNCRCYYYSLTDAILAEQYLALGPKQQQRLAPLLCGFNPVDQHASRHVERILDLYPDVFHGIGEILCRHDDLTNQLLGQPPRANHPALRQIYSMADARNWPVLIHQDISSVGRHNEPLYLHEIVDPLQEHSGVTFVWAHCGHSRRINVEGHLDHLTRLMDEFDNLCLDYSWYVYDSLICEEGRPRKEWVEFTERFSDRICLGSDIFGRFDELESRMNRYSPLLEQLSDAARRDISDATAERLYFGGDTSTGSHRGTE is encoded by the coding sequence ATGATTGATGCGCATCTGCATCTGGTGGACTTCTGCCAGGAAACCGAAGGCCTCGACGCAGTTCTTGCGGCGATGGACGCTGCCGGTATCGAGCGTGCCGTGGTCTTCGGCCTGGCGGTCACCAAGGAGTGGTCGGAGTGGGAAAAGCGTGAACCGACGTACTACCTCTCGGACAACTGCCGTTGCTACTACTACTCGCTGACCGACGCGATTCTGGCCGAGCAGTACCTGGCACTCGGCCCCAAACAACAGCAACGGCTGGCTCCGCTGCTGTGCGGATTCAATCCGGTCGACCAGCATGCGTCGCGGCATGTCGAGAGGATTCTCGATCTGTATCCGGATGTCTTCCATGGCATCGGCGAGATTCTGTGCCGGCATGACGACCTGACGAATCAGCTCCTGGGGCAACCGCCGCGGGCGAATCATCCGGCATTGCGGCAGATCTACTCGATGGCGGACGCACGGAACTGGCCGGTGCTGATTCACCAGGACATCAGTTCGGTTGGACGGCACAACGAACCGTTGTATCTGCATGAGATCGTCGATCCGTTGCAGGAGCATTCCGGCGTTACGTTCGTGTGGGCTCACTGCGGGCATTCCCGCCGGATCAACGTGGAGGGCCATCTGGATCACCTCACGCGGCTGATGGACGAATTCGACAATCTGTGCCTCGATTACTCGTGGTACGTGTACGATTCGTTGATCTGCGAGGAGGGGAGGCCGCGCAAGGAGTGGGTGGAGTTCACGGAGCGGTTCAGCGATCGAATCTGCCTGGGCTCGGATATCTTCGGACGCTTCGACGAACTGGAGTCGCGTATGAACCGGTATTCGCCGCTGCTGGAGCAGTTGAGCGATGCGGCGCGGCGAGACATCAGCGATGCGACAGCAGAACGCCTGTACTTCGGTGGCGACACGTCGACGGGCAGTCACAGAGGTACGGAATAG